The Desulfuromonas versatilis genome has a segment encoding these proteins:
- the pth gene encoding aminoacyl-tRNA hydrolase, producing the protein MKLVVGLGNPGPKYADTRHNIGFMAVQRLAEATRIALKKQGHQGLYGVGSIDGQQATLLLPQTFMNRSGVSVASASRALSVTPGDLLVVHDDIDLSFGVVKIRVGGGHGGHNGIRSIHEVLGSGDFVRLKVGVGRPPAGGDVAGYVLNPFAAAEKKALDSLLVNLVRVMQAVLGKGALEAMNEFNNRDMTQ; encoded by the coding sequence GTGAAGCTCGTTGTCGGGTTGGGCAACCCCGGCCCCAAGTATGCCGATACTCGGCATAACATCGGTTTCATGGCGGTCCAGCGCCTCGCCGAAGCAACGCGGATCGCCCTGAAAAAGCAGGGGCACCAGGGGCTCTACGGGGTCGGGAGCATCGATGGTCAGCAGGCGACGCTGCTGCTGCCCCAGACCTTCATGAACCGCAGCGGGGTGAGTGTCGCCTCGGCCTCTCGCGCCCTGAGCGTGACGCCGGGGGATCTCCTGGTAGTCCACGACGATATTGACCTGTCCTTCGGGGTGGTCAAGATCAGGGTCGGTGGAGGTCACGGCGGCCACAATGGCATCCGCAGCATCCACGAAGTGCTCGGCAGCGGGGACTTCGTGCGGCTCAAGGTCGGCGTGGGGCGTCCGCCGGCCGGGGGGGACGTGGCGGGGTATGTCCTCAATCCCTTCGCCGCCGCGGAGAAAAAGGCGCTCGACAGTTTGTTGGTCAACTTGGTCAGGGTCATGCAGGCCGTGCTCGGCAAGGGCGCGCTGGAGGCCATGAACGAGTTCAATAATCGCGACATGA
- a CDS encoding 50S ribosomal protein L25/general stress protein Ctc — translation MAASELNVTKRESVGKGISRSLRRQGLAPAVVYGAGMEPVAVTVEPKALKKAIATEAGWNTIITLKGDGAFDGKAVILKDMQVDPIRQDVMHADFQAIDLQQNVHVMVPVHPVGKSAGEKIGGRLEVIRHELEVVCLPTAIPKAIEVDVTALEIGDVIHVNEIVPPAGAVIPHEVNFTVVTCTGHKPEEEEGAEEAAEGEGEAS, via the coding sequence ATGGCAGCTTCTGAACTGAACGTCACCAAGCGCGAAAGCGTCGGCAAGGGGATCTCCCGCAGCCTGCGCCGCCAGGGGTTGGCTCCGGCCGTAGTTTACGGTGCGGGGATGGAGCCGGTAGCGGTCACCGTCGAGCCCAAGGCTCTGAAAAAGGCTATTGCCACCGAGGCGGGCTGGAACACCATCATTACCCTGAAGGGCGACGGCGCCTTTGACGGCAAGGCCGTGATCCTCAAGGACATGCAGGTCGACCCCATCCGTCAGGATGTAATGCATGCGGATTTCCAGGCCATCGATCTGCAGCAGAACGTCCACGTGATGGTGCCGGTGCACCCCGTGGGCAAGTCTGCCGGTGAGAAGATCGGCGGTCGCCTCGAGGTGATTCGCCACGAACTGGAGGTCGTCTGTCTGCCGACCGCCATTCCCAAGGCCATCGAGGTCGATGTCACGGCTCTGGAGATCGGCGACGTCATCCACGTCAACGAAATCGTCCCCCCCGCCGGTGCAGTCATCCCCCACGAGGTCAATTTCACCGTGGTCACCTGCACCGGGCACAAGCCTGAAGAGGAGGAAGGCGCCGAAGAGGCCGCCGAGGGCGAAGGCGAAGCCTCCTAA
- a CDS encoding ribose-phosphate pyrophosphokinase produces the protein MVDKFKIFAGTSNTALAREICGHLAVPLGSAKVKTFSDGEIMVEIGENVRGRDVYIIQSTCAPSNNNLMELLVMTDALKRASAASVTAVIPYFGYARQDRKVAPRTPITSKLVADLISVAGMDRVVTMDLHAGQIQGFFDIPVDHLYAAPVMLADITERFKDRLVVVSPDAGGTERARAFAKRLDAGLAIIDKRRSGPNVSEVMHIIGDVAGETCIIVDDMIDTAGTLCQAAGALKEKGAKRVFACATHAVLSGPALERITQSCLEEVVITNTIPVGDKAALCPKLRVLSVAELLAEAIRRIHGDESVSSLFV, from the coding sequence ATGGTGGACAAGTTCAAAATTTTCGCCGGCACCTCGAACACCGCTCTGGCGCGGGAAATCTGCGGGCACCTGGCCGTCCCCCTGGGCAGCGCCAAGGTCAAGACTTTCAGCGACGGCGAAATCATGGTGGAGATCGGTGAGAACGTACGCGGTCGGGATGTCTATATCATTCAGTCCACCTGCGCGCCTTCCAACAACAATCTCATGGAACTGCTGGTGATGACCGATGCCCTCAAGCGGGCATCCGCAGCCAGCGTTACGGCGGTGATCCCCTACTTCGGCTACGCCCGGCAGGACCGCAAGGTCGCCCCGCGCACCCCGATCACCAGCAAGTTGGTGGCCGACCTGATCTCCGTTGCGGGCATGGATCGGGTGGTGACCATGGACCTGCATGCCGGGCAGATCCAGGGCTTCTTCGACATTCCGGTCGACCACCTGTACGCCGCGCCGGTCATGCTCGCTGATATCACCGAGCGTTTCAAGGACCGGCTGGTTGTCGTCTCCCCCGACGCGGGGGGGACCGAGCGGGCCAGGGCTTTCGCCAAGCGGCTCGATGCCGGCCTGGCGATTATCGACAAACGCCGCAGCGGCCCCAACGTCTCCGAGGTCATGCACATCATCGGGGATGTCGCGGGGGAGACCTGCATCATCGTCGACGACATGATCGATACGGCCGGGACCCTCTGTCAGGCGGCCGGCGCGCTCAAGGAGAAGGGCGCCAAGCGGGTGTTCGCCTGCGCCACTCATGCGGTGCTCTCGGGCCCGGCACTCGAGCGCATCACCCAGAGCTGTCTGGAGGAGGTGGTGATCACCAACACCATTCCCGTGGGTGACAAGGCCGCCCTCTGCCCCAAGCTGCGGGTGCTGTCCGTGGCCGAACTGCTCGCCGAGGCGATCCGCAGAATTCACGGCGATGAGTCGGTGAGTTCGCTTTTCGTCTGA
- the ispE gene encoding 4-(cytidine 5'-diphospho)-2-C-methyl-D-erythritol kinase produces MVKEFLAPAKINLCLHVLGKRPDGYHDVAMLMQRISLYDRVRIALVAEGGVRVNCSGLALAPGEENIAARAARRILELSGVSTGVEIHIDKQIPVAAGLGGGSSDAATVLVGLNEMLGAGLDPVTLVAEGAKLGADVPFFVNGRTAWATGIGECLQSVDGLPPAWYVLINPGVAVSTAWVYQNLRLTSQGVVAKLPKFPRTVGELAGFLANDLERVTIAGFPIVEEVKARVLDLGARGALMSGSGPTVFGVFDSRDAAESALSQLRQMAGWRVFLAHPLED; encoded by the coding sequence ATGGTCAAGGAATTTCTGGCCCCTGCCAAGATCAACCTCTGCCTTCATGTTCTGGGCAAGCGCCCCGATGGCTATCACGATGTCGCCATGCTCATGCAGCGCATCTCGCTCTATGACCGGGTGCGGATCGCCCTTGTGGCCGAAGGCGGGGTCCGGGTGAACTGCTCCGGGCTCGCTTTGGCTCCGGGGGAGGAGAATATCGCCGCGCGGGCGGCCAGGCGCATACTCGAGCTAAGTGGAGTATCTACCGGGGTGGAGATCCACATCGACAAGCAAATCCCGGTGGCCGCCGGGCTCGGCGGCGGTTCTTCCGATGCCGCCACGGTGCTGGTCGGGCTCAACGAGATGCTCGGTGCGGGACTGGATCCCGTGACCCTGGTGGCCGAGGGGGCGAAGCTCGGGGCGGATGTGCCTTTCTTTGTGAATGGCCGTACGGCGTGGGCCACGGGGATCGGTGAGTGCCTGCAGTCGGTGGACGGATTGCCGCCGGCCTGGTACGTGCTGATCAACCCCGGAGTGGCCGTATCTACGGCCTGGGTCTACCAAAATTTAAGGTTGACATCGCAGGGGGTTGTGGCTAAACTTCCCAAGTTTCCCAGGACGGTGGGGGAGTTGGCGGGTTTTCTCGCCAACGATCTGGAGCGGGTAACCATCGCCGGTTTTCCCATTGTCGAAGAAGTCAAGGCCAGGGTTCTCGACCTGGGGGCTCGCGGGGCGCTCATGTCGGGCAGCGGGCCGACCGTATTCGGCGTTTTCGACAGCCGGGATGCCGCCGAATCGGCCCTGAGCCAGTTGCGGCAGATGGCCGGTTGGCGGGTCTTTCTGGCGCACCCGCTGGAAGACTGA
- a CDS encoding cytochrome C → MLKLNKRKYRIGAAVAALLLTLLLAACVMPAGEAQPAAEIKPAPAAPALAPAPAPAPAAVPAQVVDIYATDPVPLTPAQCAQCHTTHFKALKNDGGKHKFDCQNCHQVFHAYNPLRNNYAELMPKCSDCHTLPHGQQFTDCLSCHQNPHTPRKVPMVAQLTSNCGNCHASPAGQLAQFPSKHTQQGCQACHESHGYIPSCFNCHEPHYQAQPLETCTTCHPVHKPLQISFQGEIELKTCSGCHDKVYTTWSTSKSKHGGVSCVTCHTQHGLIPKCNDCHGQPHSASLHAKFPQCLTCHLDPHDPPVKTK, encoded by the coding sequence ATGCTCAAACTGAATAAGAGGAAGTACCGGATTGGCGCAGCGGTTGCGGCCCTGCTGTTGACCTTGTTGCTGGCGGCCTGCGTCATGCCCGCAGGCGAGGCTCAGCCTGCCGCCGAGATCAAACCCGCACCCGCGGCGCCGGCGCTGGCGCCCGCACCTGCACCCGCGCCCGCCGCAGTGCCGGCGCAGGTGGTGGATATCTACGCCACCGATCCGGTGCCCTTGACCCCCGCGCAGTGCGCCCAGTGCCACACGACCCATTTCAAGGCCCTGAAAAATGACGGGGGGAAGCACAAGTTCGACTGCCAGAACTGTCACCAGGTTTTTCATGCCTACAACCCGCTGCGCAACAACTACGCGGAGCTGATGCCCAAGTGTTCGGACTGCCACACCCTGCCTCACGGTCAGCAGTTCACCGATTGCCTCTCCTGTCACCAGAATCCGCACACCCCGCGGAAGGTGCCCATGGTTGCTCAGCTCACCAGCAACTGCGGCAACTGTCACGCCTCGCCGGCCGGGCAGTTGGCCCAGTTCCCCAGCAAACATACCCAGCAGGGGTGCCAGGCCTGCCACGAGTCTCACGGCTACATTCCCTCGTGCTTCAACTGTCATGAGCCGCACTACCAGGCGCAGCCCCTGGAGACCTGCACGACCTGCCACCCGGTTCACAAGCCCCTGCAGATCAGCTTCCAGGGCGAGATCGAGCTGAAGACCTGCAGCGGTTGCCATGACAAGGTCTACACCACTTGGTCGACCAGCAAGAGCAAGCACGGCGGGGTCTCCTGCGTGACCTGTCACACCCAGCACGGGCTGATCCCCAAGTGCAACGATTGCCATGGTCAGCCCCACAGCGCTTCGCTGCATGCGAAGTTCCCCCAGTGTCTGACCTGTCACCTTGACCCGCACGACCCGCCGGTCAAGACCAAGTAG
- a CDS encoding cytochrome c3 family protein gives MQNVKGIGLRIVCCLALLGLGVLASAGSEARAQGAAVLANTDCVKCHAQQPKEIEANGAAHKTQIGCQDCHTGHRPSSPNNIPQCSMCHDGQEHFKLQGCTGCHNPHSPLQIVLKGDLKAPCLTCHDTQNAQLEANPSKHTTFACNFCHAERHGVIPECVQCHKPHSEQMTQGDCGKCHQAHQPLVVTYGADTPNASCGACHTTAFQLLAASKYKHRDVTCVTCHQDKHKTVPQCSDCHGLPHAEGIHKKFPKCGDCHNIAHDLNK, from the coding sequence ATGCAAAATGTAAAAGGAATCGGACTGCGTATTGTCTGTTGCCTTGCCCTGCTCGGGCTCGGGGTTCTGGCCTCGGCGGGGAGTGAGGCTCGGGCCCAGGGGGCTGCCGTGCTGGCCAACACCGACTGTGTCAAGTGCCATGCCCAGCAGCCCAAGGAGATCGAGGCCAACGGTGCGGCCCACAAAACCCAGATCGGCTGCCAGGACTGCCATACCGGTCATCGCCCCTCGAGTCCCAACAATATCCCCCAGTGCAGCATGTGCCATGACGGCCAGGAGCATTTCAAGCTGCAGGGGTGCACCGGCTGCCACAATCCCCACTCGCCTCTGCAGATCGTGCTCAAGGGCGACCTCAAGGCCCCCTGTCTGACCTGCCACGACACCCAGAACGCCCAGCTTGAGGCCAATCCCAGCAAGCACACCACCTTTGCCTGCAACTTCTGCCACGCCGAGCGCCACGGGGTGATTCCCGAGTGCGTGCAGTGCCACAAGCCTCACTCGGAGCAGATGACCCAGGGCGACTGCGGCAAGTGCCATCAGGCCCACCAGCCGCTGGTCGTCACCTATGGTGCCGACACCCCCAACGCCAGCTGCGGTGCCTGCCATACCACCGCCTTCCAGCTGCTGGCGGCCAGCAAGTACAAGCATCGGGACGTGACCTGCGTCACCTGCCACCAGGACAAGCACAAGACCGTGCCCCAGTGCAGCGATTGCCATGGGTTGCCCCATGCCGAGGGGATTCACAAGAAATTCCCGAAATGCGGCGACTGCCACAATATCGCTCACGACCTGAACAAGTAA
- a CDS encoding DUF167 domain-containing protein — MMACLQQVGEGVRICLYVQPRASRNQVVGELEGELKVRLTSPPVEGAANRLCCEFFAKLLGVAKGDVRLEAGERSRHKRLLIVGKSLEEVARILAPPGG; from the coding sequence ATGATGGCCTGTCTCCAGCAGGTCGGGGAGGGGGTGCGCATCTGCCTGTATGTACAGCCCCGGGCCAGCCGCAACCAGGTCGTCGGGGAGCTGGAGGGGGAATTGAAGGTCCGTTTGACCTCCCCGCCGGTCGAGGGCGCCGCCAACCGGCTGTGCTGCGAATTCTTTGCCAAGCTGCTCGGCGTCGCCAAGGGCGATGTCCGGCTGGAGGCCGGCGAACGATCCCGCCACAAACGTCTCCTGATTGTCGGCAAGAGCCTGGAGGAGGTTGCCCGGATTCTCGCCCCTCCGGGAGGCTGA
- a CDS encoding DivIVA domain-containing protein, translating to MRITPIDIQQHQFRTRPLGYEKAGVDHYLELLADELALLHKQSQELKEELARTRSALEEMRQREATLKETLLTTQRMTDDLKNNARKEAETILAQARLRAERIVRDAEDRRIQLIGEVQEVKRQKVSFEASLRALLESHVRMLDMKVVRLPERDAEPTLLEESLPFEDADAEGGRGGEKG from the coding sequence ATGCGCATCACCCCCATCGATATCCAGCAGCATCAATTCAGAACCCGCCCGCTGGGCTATGAAAAGGCCGGCGTCGACCATTACCTCGAGCTGCTCGCCGATGAACTCGCCCTGCTTCACAAACAGAGCCAGGAGCTCAAGGAAGAGCTGGCGCGCACCCGCTCCGCCCTGGAGGAGATGCGCCAGCGCGAGGCGACCCTCAAGGAGACCCTGCTGACCACCCAGCGGATGACCGACGATCTGAAAAACAATGCCCGCAAGGAGGCCGAAACCATCCTGGCCCAGGCGCGCCTGCGTGCCGAGCGGATTGTGCGCGACGCGGAGGATCGCCGGATTCAGCTGATCGGCGAGGTCCAGGAGGTCAAGCGCCAGAAGGTGTCCTTCGAGGCCAGCCTGAGGGCGCTGCTCGAGAGCCATGTGCGGATGCTCGACATGAAGGTGGTCCGGCTGCCCGAGAGGGATGCCGAACCGACCCTGCTCGAGGAGTCGCTCCCCTTCGAGGACGCCGACGCCGAAGGAGGCAGGGGGGGCGAAAAGGGCTGA
- a CDS encoding YggT family protein, with the protein MVMIFAQVISLIITVYIYIVVARAIISWVNPDPYNPIVRFLHNATDPVLYRIRRVLPLQFGGFDFSPILLLVGLYFVQRVVWLVLQRLAMSL; encoded by the coding sequence ATGGTCATGATCTTCGCCCAGGTCATCAGCCTGATCATCACCGTCTACATATACATCGTCGTCGCCCGGGCGATCATCTCCTGGGTGAACCCGGACCCGTACAACCCCATCGTGCGGTTCCTCCACAACGCCACCGACCCGGTACTCTACCGCATCCGGCGCGTACTGCCGCTGCAGTTCGGCGGATTCGATTTCTCCCCCATCCTGCTGCTGGTCGGGCTGTATTTCGTCCAGCGGGTGGTCTGGCTGGTCCTGCAGCGCCTGGCCATGAGCTTGTGA
- a CDS encoding 3-deoxy-7-phosphoheptulonate synthase produces the protein MKRTNNLRIRGLTPIIAPSDLKQVFPLSEQGAEFVTGARQQVADILNGRDRRLMVVVGPCSIHDPRAALDYARRLATLGRELQEQLLLVMRVYFEKPRTTIGWKGLINDPDLNGTHQISKGLGVARGLLCAITELGLPVASEMLDPITPQYLSDMISWGAIGARTTESQTHREMASGLSFPVGFKNGTDGNLQIAIDAMGAARHPHSFLGINNEGRNAIVQTVGNPDVHIVLRGGNDKPNYAAADITETEQMLAKAGIRTSIMVDCSHANSCKNHELQEQVLVDVVEQIGAGNRSIGALMVESNLEAGNQPISTNPAELRYGVSITDKCVDWATTERMLRHAAARLEQCGGRKIA, from the coding sequence ATGAAGCGGACCAACAACTTGCGTATCCGGGGCCTGACCCCGATCATCGCCCCCAGCGATCTCAAGCAGGTATTCCCCCTCTCGGAGCAGGGCGCGGAGTTTGTCACCGGGGCCCGGCAACAGGTGGCCGACATTCTCAACGGCCGGGACCGCCGGCTGATGGTGGTGGTGGGCCCTTGCTCCATTCACGACCCTCGGGCAGCCCTCGACTACGCCAGGCGCCTGGCGACCCTGGGCCGGGAACTGCAGGAGCAGCTGCTGCTGGTGATGCGGGTCTACTTCGAAAAACCGCGCACCACCATCGGTTGGAAGGGGCTGATCAACGACCCGGATCTCAACGGGACCCACCAGATTTCCAAGGGGCTCGGCGTGGCCCGGGGCCTGCTCTGCGCCATTACCGAGCTGGGCCTGCCGGTGGCCAGTGAAATGCTTGACCCCATCACTCCCCAGTATCTCTCCGACATGATCAGCTGGGGGGCGATCGGCGCCCGCACCACCGAATCCCAGACCCATCGGGAGATGGCCAGCGGCCTCTCCTTCCCGGTCGGGTTCAAGAATGGTACCGACGGCAACCTGCAGATCGCCATCGATGCCATGGGCGCCGCCCGTCACCCGCACAGCTTTCTCGGCATCAACAACGAGGGGCGCAACGCCATCGTCCAGACCGTCGGCAACCCCGACGTGCATATCGTGCTGCGCGGCGGCAACGACAAGCCCAACTACGCGGCGGCCGATATCACCGAAACCGAGCAGATGCTGGCCAAGGCGGGGATCCGCACCTCGATCATGGTCGATTGCAGCCATGCCAACTCCTGCAAGAACCACGAGCTTCAGGAACAGGTGCTGGTCGATGTCGTCGAGCAGATCGGCGCGGGCAACCGCTCCATCGGCGCGCTGATGGTCGAGAGCAACCTGGAGGCGGGCAACCAGCCCATCTCCACCAACCCCGCCGAACTGCGCTACGGGGTTTCGATCACCGACAAGTGCGTCGACTGGGCCACCACCGAACGGATGCTGCGCCACGCCGCTGCCCGGCTCGAACAGTGCGGCGGCCGAAAGATCGCCTGA
- the hgcA gene encoding mercury methylation corrinoid protein HgcA, protein MTDKPLANPGATSGSCCSPSREPGAGSAQAGRPGERPGYRVWPFVSGWLATPVGRVPQVKTNLDAGDRFGRWQMRWGLGRQRYRVAPGLYAVGNPGPGSPVLVSANYKLSFDVLRSNLPGLDAWLLVIETHGINVWCAAGKGTFGTAEIVHRVAAVRLPELIEHRTLVVPQLGAPGVAAHQVARGCGFRVVYGPVRAADLPAFLAAGMQATAQMRRVSFSTLERLVLTPVELTGILRTALWAALALLFLGAIGSGGFSLAGALQRGGAAILAGLGGVFTGAVLVPLLLPWMPCRAFAAKGALAGMALAFGALAVFGPRLGWLNSTALLLALPAVASWCGMNFTGSSTFTSPSGVEKEMRRAIPLQGAALLLAGVLWVVAGF, encoded by the coding sequence ATGACGGATAAACCTCTGGCAAACCCCGGCGCCACGTCGGGCAGCTGCTGTTCCCCTTCCCGGGAGCCCGGGGCAGGCAGCGCCCAAGCCGGCCGGCCCGGCGAGCGTCCCGGCTATCGCGTCTGGCCCTTTGTCTCAGGCTGGCTGGCGACCCCCGTGGGCCGGGTCCCCCAGGTCAAAACCAACCTGGATGCAGGCGATCGGTTCGGGCGCTGGCAGATGCGTTGGGGGTTGGGGCGCCAGCGTTACCGCGTCGCGCCGGGGCTCTACGCCGTGGGGAACCCCGGCCCGGGCTCCCCGGTGCTGGTGTCGGCCAACTACAAGCTCAGCTTCGACGTGTTGCGCAGCAATCTCCCGGGCCTGGACGCCTGGCTGCTGGTCATCGAAACCCACGGGATCAACGTCTGGTGCGCCGCGGGCAAGGGGACCTTCGGCACCGCCGAGATCGTCCATCGGGTCGCCGCCGTCCGGCTTCCCGAGCTTATCGAGCACCGCACCCTGGTGGTTCCGCAACTGGGCGCCCCCGGGGTCGCCGCCCACCAGGTCGCCCGAGGCTGCGGTTTCCGCGTGGTTTACGGCCCGGTGCGGGCCGCGGACCTGCCCGCCTTTCTCGCCGCGGGGATGCAGGCCACGGCGCAGATGCGCCGGGTCAGCTTTTCAACCCTCGAGCGCCTGGTGCTGACCCCCGTGGAACTGACCGGGATCCTCAGGACCGCCCTTTGGGCCGCTCTGGCGCTGCTGTTCCTGGGCGCCATCGGCAGCGGGGGATTCTCCCTCGCGGGCGCCCTGCAGCGCGGCGGCGCCGCCATCCTCGCCGGTCTCGGCGGGGTGTTCACCGGGGCCGTGCTGGTGCCGCTGCTGCTGCCGTGGATGCCCTGCCGAGCCTTCGCCGCCAAGGGGGCGCTGGCCGGTATGGCGCTCGCGTTTGGCGCCCTGGCAGTGTTCGGCCCCCGGCTCGGCTGGCTCAACAGCACCGCCCTGCTGCTGGCCCTACCGGCGGTAGCCTCCTGGTGCGGGATGAACTTTACCGGCTCCAGCACCTTCACCTCCCCATCGGGAGTGGAGAAGGAGATGCGCCGGGCCATCCCCCTGCAGGGCGCAGCTCTGCTGCTGGCCGGGGTGCTCTGGGTTGTCGCGGGGTTTTGA
- the hgcB gene encoding mercury methylation ferredoxin HgcB: MKELRYLQGVSTLTLDVPTCIGCGMCSLVCPHAVFLVEQKKALITDRDRCMECGACARNCPVSAISVKAGVGCASAIIKGWLTGSEPNCDCGG, translated from the coding sequence ATGAAGGAACTGCGTTACCTGCAGGGGGTCAGCACCCTGACACTGGACGTACCGACCTGCATCGGCTGCGGGATGTGCAGCCTCGTCTGCCCCCACGCGGTGTTCCTGGTCGAACAGAAAAAAGCTCTCATCACCGATCGCGACCGCTGCATGGAATGCGGCGCCTGTGCCCGCAACTGCCCGGTGAGCGCCATCAGCGTAAAGGCCGGGGTCGGCTGTGCCAGCGCCATCATCAAGGGCTGGCTCACCGGCAGCGAACCGAACTGCGACTGCGGCGGCTGA
- the lhgO gene encoding L-2-hydroxyglutarate oxidase: MTEKVHDVCVIGGGIVGLASALALLQRDPGLRLVLLEKEGRLAAHQTGHNSGVIHSGLYYRPGSLKASNCVSGRERIYSFCEENGLAFERCGKLVIATREDELPALDELERRGRLNGLNGLVRLDASGLRQYEPHAAGIAGLWVAETGIVDFAQVARAFGSEVRRLGGDIRLGAKARAVAREAAGLRIDTPQGTVRARYLINCAGLHSDRVARWSGVRPPVRIIPFRGEYYTLRPECRQLVRNLIYPVPDPAFPFLGVHLTRMIDGQLEAGPNAVLALKREGYTRLSISLRDLAETLTWPGFWKMAQKFWKVGLGEYHRSWRKSVFAGDLQRLVPDLRGTDLLPGGAGVRAQAVDEKGGLVDDFCLLEAEGMLHVLNAPSPAATASLSIGQSIADKVAARLGL; encoded by the coding sequence ATGACGGAAAAGGTTCACGATGTCTGTGTGATCGGCGGCGGCATAGTCGGCCTGGCCAGCGCCTTGGCCCTTCTGCAGCGCGATCCCGGGCTGCGTTTGGTGCTGCTCGAAAAGGAGGGCCGGTTGGCGGCCCACCAAACCGGCCATAACAGCGGAGTGATCCACTCGGGCCTCTATTACCGGCCGGGATCGCTGAAGGCCAGCAACTGCGTGAGCGGCCGGGAGCGGATCTACAGCTTCTGCGAGGAGAACGGCCTTGCCTTCGAGCGCTGCGGCAAGCTGGTGATCGCTACCCGCGAGGACGAACTGCCGGCTCTCGACGAATTGGAACGGCGCGGGCGGCTGAACGGCCTGAACGGGCTGGTGCGGCTCGACGCTTCCGGACTGCGCCAGTACGAGCCGCATGCGGCGGGGATTGCGGGGCTGTGGGTTGCCGAAACCGGCATCGTCGATTTTGCCCAGGTGGCCAGGGCGTTCGGCAGCGAGGTCCGCAGGCTCGGCGGCGATATCCGGCTTGGCGCCAAGGCGCGTGCGGTGGCGCGCGAAGCGGCCGGGCTGCGCATCGACACCCCCCAGGGGACGGTGCGGGCCCGCTACCTCATCAACTGCGCAGGGCTGCACAGCGACCGGGTGGCGCGCTGGAGCGGGGTGCGCCCGCCGGTGCGGATCATCCCCTTTCGCGGCGAATATTACACCCTGCGGCCGGAGTGCCGCCAACTGGTGCGCAACCTCATCTACCCGGTTCCCGATCCGGCCTTCCCCTTTCTCGGGGTGCACCTGACGCGGATGATCGACGGCCAACTGGAAGCCGGTCCCAACGCGGTGCTGGCGCTGAAGCGAGAGGGGTACACCCGGCTGAGCATATCGCTGCGGGACCTGGCCGAGACCCTGACCTGGCCGGGGTTCTGGAAAATGGCCCAAAAGTTCTGGAAGGTGGGCTTGGGCGAGTATCACCGCTCCTGGCGCAAGTCGGTGTTCGCCGGCGATCTGCAGCGCCTGGTGCCGGACCTGCGCGGCACGGATCTGCTCCCCGGCGGCGCCGGGGTGCGTGCCCAGGCGGTGGATGAGAAGGGCGGACTGGTGGATGACTTCTGCCTGTTGGAGGCCGAGGGGATGCTCCATGTGCTCAACGCCCCCTCGCCGGCGGCCACAGCCTCGCTGAGCATCGGCCAGAGCATCGCCGACAAGGTCGCCGCCCGGCTCGGGCTGTGA
- a CDS encoding helix-turn-helix domain-containing protein gives MALVKTWYSPEDAAEKFGIGKPRVLEWVEEGLVRCEREKGKVVRVNIDDVRLEVEAMVRES, from the coding sequence ATGGCACTGGTGAAAACCTGGTATTCCCCTGAGGATGCCGCAGAAAAGTTCGGCATCGGCAAGCCCCGGGTACTCGAGTGGGTGGAGGAGGGGTTGGTGCGCTGCGAGCGGGAGAAAGGCAAGGTGGTCCGGGTCAACATCGACGATGTGCGCCTGGAGGTCGAGGCCATGGTTCGAGAATCCTGA